One stretch of Actinacidiphila sp. DG2A-62 DNA includes these proteins:
- a CDS encoding oxidoreductase, whose product MAENAHSASAHAQTDPLAVLGALHGVPEAVDSVRKAVDGVYGHRVMRRRSNEVTSEAALRGARASAALADADWPLEEVRRRSDFSADAQARTVGATLRLTAEAGQLLGVWRQSPVQALARLHLVAAGGAQAGPGGSADTVGRPRLAGEPVEEPLVGVEEFPLPEPGEVNARLEGLADLLLAGTAAPALVIGAAVHGELLCLRPFGTFNGPVARAAERIVLVASGLDPKSICPAEVGYAELGRAEYLKALEGYASGTPEGMSEWIVHCGRALELGVRESVAVCEALQRGAA is encoded by the coding sequence ATGGCTGAAAACGCTCACTCCGCGTCCGCTCACGCGCAGACCGATCCGCTCGCCGTGCTCGGCGCGCTGCACGGTGTGCCGGAGGCGGTGGACTCCGTACGCAAGGCCGTTGACGGGGTCTACGGACACCGGGTGATGCGTCGCCGCTCCAACGAGGTCACCTCCGAGGCGGCGCTGCGCGGCGCGCGCGCCTCGGCCGCGCTGGCCGACGCGGACTGGCCGCTGGAGGAGGTGCGGCGGCGCAGCGACTTCTCGGCCGACGCGCAGGCCCGCACGGTCGGCGCGACGCTCCGGCTGACCGCGGAGGCCGGTCAACTCCTCGGCGTCTGGCGGCAGTCGCCGGTCCAGGCGCTGGCCCGGCTGCACCTGGTCGCGGCCGGCGGCGCCCAGGCCGGGCCTGGGGGATCTGCGGACACGGTGGGGCGGCCCCGGCTGGCCGGCGAGCCGGTCGAGGAACCCCTGGTCGGCGTCGAGGAGTTCCCGCTGCCCGAGCCGGGGGAGGTCAATGCCCGGCTGGAGGGACTGGCCGACCTGCTGCTGGCCGGCACGGCCGCGCCCGCCCTGGTGATAGGCGCCGCGGTGCACGGCGAGCTTCTCTGCCTGCGGCCCTTCGGCACCTTCAACGGCCCGGTCGCGCGTGCCGCCGAACGCATCGTGCTGGTCGCGAGCGGCCTCGACCCCAAGTCGATCTGCCCGGCCGAGGTCGGGTACGCGGAGCTGGGTCGCGCCGAGTACCTCAAGGCCCTGGAGGGCTACGCCTCCGGCACGCCCGAGGGCATGTCCGAGTGGATCGTCCACTGCGGCCGGGCCCTGGAACTCGGTGTCCGCGAGAGCGTCGCCGTCTGTGAGGCCCTTCAGCGCGGCGCGGCCTGA
- the pyrE gene encoding orotate phosphoribosyltransferase, whose protein sequence is MSDDVRTALLRHIKDKAVVHGKVTLSSGLEADFYVDLRRITLDGEAAPLAGQVMLDLTAGLDFDAVGGLTLGADPVATSMLHAAAARGSRLDAFVVRKATKTHGLQRRIEGTDVKGRRVLVVEDTSTTGDSPLTAVEAVREAGGEVVAVAVIVDRGAGPKIAEAGLPYLSAYSLADLGLD, encoded by the coding sequence ATGAGCGACGACGTACGGACCGCCCTGCTGCGGCACATCAAGGACAAGGCCGTCGTGCACGGCAAGGTGACCCTCTCCTCCGGCCTGGAGGCCGACTTCTACGTCGACCTGCGGCGTATCACGCTGGACGGCGAGGCCGCGCCGCTGGCCGGGCAGGTCATGCTCGACCTGACCGCCGGGCTGGACTTCGACGCGGTCGGCGGGCTGACGCTCGGCGCGGACCCGGTGGCCACGTCGATGCTGCACGCGGCGGCGGCGCGCGGCAGCCGGCTGGACGCCTTCGTGGTCCGCAAGGCCACCAAGACGCACGGACTGCAGCGCCGGATCGAGGGCACGGACGTCAAGGGCCGCCGGGTGCTGGTCGTCGAGGACACCTCGACCACCGGCGATTCGCCGCTCACCGCGGTCGAGGCGGTCCGCGAGGCGGGCGGCGAGGTCGTGGCGGTCGCGGTGATCGTGGACCGCGGCGCCGGTCCGAAGATCGCCGAAGCCGGGCTGCCGTACCTGTCCGCGTACTCCCTCGCGGACCTCGGCCTGGACTGA
- a CDS encoding DUF3152 domain-containing protein: MRRSRPCRPGGVVAVQSPSRRPQTGGGTKRRSAAVVPMVLLVVIALGGAAAFAAWHAHRSDSSSAGAPDDGRGRPAATVGSTPEATSSPSPRASKAPVVPQSGTGDFRTAHSDGKAAGHGTLRRYKVQVEGGIALSPGAAAQEIQQILADPRGWTADGHDAFQLVSSGPADFVIKIATPDTVDDLCGAAGLDTHGEVNCDVGPTVVVNLKRWLLGSPEFHGPVQEYRALIINHEVGHRIGHGHEGCPGPGKPAPVMMQQIYGLHGCTANQWPYDSHGRYIQGPPVE; encoded by the coding sequence CTGAGGCGGTCCCGGCCGTGCCGCCCAGGGGGAGTCGTGGCAGTGCAGAGCCCGAGCCGTCGTCCGCAGACCGGCGGCGGGACCAAGCGGCGGAGCGCCGCCGTCGTGCCGATGGTCCTGCTGGTGGTGATCGCGCTGGGAGGCGCGGCCGCGTTCGCGGCCTGGCACGCGCACCGCAGTGACTCGTCGTCGGCCGGGGCGCCGGACGACGGCCGCGGCCGACCCGCGGCGACGGTCGGCAGCACCCCCGAGGCGACCTCCTCCCCCAGCCCCCGCGCGTCGAAGGCGCCGGTCGTGCCGCAGTCCGGCACCGGCGACTTCCGCACCGCGCACTCCGACGGCAAGGCGGCGGGGCACGGCACCCTCCGCCGCTACAAGGTCCAGGTCGAGGGCGGCATCGCGCTCTCCCCCGGCGCCGCCGCGCAGGAGATCCAGCAGATCCTGGCCGATCCCCGCGGCTGGACCGCCGACGGCCACGACGCCTTCCAGCTCGTCTCCTCCGGCCCGGCCGACTTCGTGATCAAGATCGCCACCCCGGACACCGTCGACGACCTGTGCGGCGCCGCGGGGCTGGACACCCACGGCGAGGTCAACTGCGACGTCGGCCCGACCGTCGTGGTCAACCTCAAGCGCTGGCTGCTCGGCTCGCCGGAGTTCCACGGACCGGTCCAGGAGTACCGCGCGCTGATCATCAACCACGAGGTCGGTCACCGCATCGGCCACGGCCACGAGGGCTGCCCCGGCCCCGGCAAGCCCGCGCCGGTGATGATGCAGCAGATATACGGGCTGCACGGCTGCACCGCGAACCAGTGGCCGTACGACAGCCACGGCCGCTACATCCAGGGACCGCCGGTGGAGTGA
- a CDS encoding aldose epimerase family protein: protein MENETKLTAGDAELTLQPEAGCRIASLKVGGVELLRQGPKFGAFVMVPWCGRTENGVFRNGGVTHQLPVDAPPHAIHGTGRHSVWTEAAPATQTTASFHYELADPWPYPGRVTHTVELAPHSVTLTLGVETAGDSFPAQAGWHPWWLRNLGRGGQDVELAFSAEWQEERGDNHLPDGNRITPRPGPWDDCFGMPEGVDVTLTWPGEMRVRVSSPTEWVVVYTEQPEAVCVEPQSGPPNGLNTLPRLVTPIDPLEITTTWSWQTIG from the coding sequence GTGGAGAACGAGACGAAGCTGACGGCGGGCGACGCCGAACTGACCTTGCAGCCGGAGGCCGGCTGCCGGATCGCCTCGCTGAAGGTGGGCGGGGTCGAACTGCTGCGCCAGGGCCCGAAATTCGGCGCCTTCGTGATGGTGCCGTGGTGCGGACGCACGGAGAACGGCGTGTTCCGCAACGGCGGCGTCACCCACCAGCTGCCCGTCGACGCGCCCCCGCACGCGATCCACGGCACCGGCCGGCACAGCGTGTGGACCGAGGCCGCGCCCGCGACGCAGACCACCGCGTCGTTCCACTACGAGCTGGCGGACCCCTGGCCGTATCCCGGCCGGGTCACCCACACGGTGGAACTCGCCCCCCACTCCGTGACGCTGACGCTCGGCGTGGAGACGGCGGGCGACTCCTTCCCCGCGCAGGCCGGCTGGCACCCGTGGTGGCTGCGCAACCTCGGCCGCGGCGGCCAGGACGTCGAGCTGGCGTTCAGCGCGGAGTGGCAGGAGGAGCGCGGCGACAACCACCTGCCCGACGGCAACCGCATCACCCCCCGGCCGGGCCCGTGGGACGACTGCTTCGGCATGCCGGAGGGCGTGGACGTCACGCTGACCTGGCCCGGCGAGATGCGGGTGCGGGTCAGCAGCCCGACCGAGTGGGTGGTCGTGTACACCGAGCAGCCCGAGGCCGTGTGCGTCGAGCCGCAGTCCGGTCCGCCGAACGGTCTCAACACCCTGCCCCGCCTGGTCACGCCCATCGACCCGCTGGAGATCACCACCACGTGGAGCTGGCAGACCATCGGATGA
- the kynU gene encoding kynureninase: MSEPLTSPETAAPHPAVAPAPARHASAPADPAASLTDRAASLADPAASFTERAASLTDRAARLDAADPLAAVRARFALDDAVYLDGNSLGALSTGVLPRLADVVTREWGELRIRSWEESGWWTAPERIGDRIAPLVGAAPGQVVVGDSTSVNVFKALVAAVRMAPQERDEILVDAGTFPTDGYIAESAARLTGRTLRALPADRIAAEAGPRTAVALVNHVDYRTGRLYDMAATTGALHAAGALAVWDLCHSAGALPVALDADGVDMAVGCTYKYLNGGPGAPAYLYVRSALQPRFDSPLPGWNSHTDPFAMAEHYEPAAGAPRGRVGTPEILSLLALDAALDVWDGVAVADVRAKSLALTDFFLECVAALAPAGRVEPITPRAHAERGSQVSLRCADAGAVMRELTARGVVGDYRRPDVLRFGFTPLYTRYADALRAAQVLAAVLGAEPEGTS; encoded by the coding sequence ATGTCTGAGCCGCTCACCAGCCCCGAGACCGCGGCCCCGCACCCCGCCGTGGCCCCCGCGCCGGCGCGGCACGCCTCCGCGCCCGCGGACCCCGCCGCCTCCCTCACCGACCGGGCTGCCTCCCTCGCCGACCCCGCCGCCTCCTTCACCGAGCGAGCTGCCTCCCTCACCGACCGCGCCGCCCGCCTCGACGCCGCCGATCCGCTCGCCGCCGTCCGCGCGCGCTTCGCGCTGGACGACGCCGTCTACCTCGACGGCAACTCGCTCGGCGCGCTGAGCACCGGCGTGCTGCCGCGGCTGGCCGACGTCGTCACCCGGGAGTGGGGCGAGCTGCGCATCCGCTCCTGGGAGGAGAGCGGCTGGTGGACCGCGCCGGAGCGGATCGGCGACCGGATCGCGCCGCTGGTCGGCGCGGCGCCCGGGCAGGTGGTGGTCGGCGACTCGACCAGCGTCAACGTCTTCAAGGCCCTGGTCGCCGCAGTGCGAATGGCGCCGCAGGAGCGCGACGAGATCCTGGTCGACGCGGGGACCTTCCCGACCGACGGCTACATCGCCGAGTCCGCCGCCCGGCTGACCGGCCGGACGCTGCGGGCGCTGCCCGCGGACCGGATCGCCGCCGAGGCGGGCCCCCGGACCGCCGTCGCGCTGGTCAACCACGTCGACTACCGCACCGGGCGGCTGTACGACATGGCCGCGACCACCGGTGCGCTGCACGCCGCGGGAGCGCTCGCGGTGTGGGACCTGTGCCACAGCGCGGGCGCGCTGCCGGTGGCGCTCGACGCGGACGGCGTGGACATGGCGGTCGGCTGCACCTACAAGTACCTCAACGGCGGGCCGGGCGCGCCCGCCTACCTCTACGTACGCAGCGCGCTGCAGCCGCGCTTCGACTCGCCGCTGCCGGGGTGGAACTCGCACACCGACCCGTTCGCCATGGCGGAGCACTACGAGCCCGCGGCCGGCGCGCCGCGCGGCCGGGTCGGCACCCCCGAGATCCTGTCGCTGCTGGCGCTGGACGCGGCGCTCGACGTCTGGGACGGCGTCGCGGTCGCCGACGTGCGGGCCAAGAGCCTGGCGCTGACCGACTTCTTCCTGGAGTGCGTGGCCGCGCTGGCGCCCGCGGGCCGGGTCGAGCCGATCACGCCGCGCGCGCACGCGGAGCGCGGCAGCCAGGTGTCGCTGCGCTGCGCGGACGCGGGCGCGGTGATGCGCGAGCTGACCGCCCGCGGCGTGGTGGGCGACTACCGCAGGCCCGACGTCCTGCGCTTCGGCTTCACCCCGCTGTACACCCGTTACGCCGACGCGCTGCGTGCCGCCCAGGTGCTGGCCGCGGTGCTCGGCGCCGAACCCGAAGGGACCTCCTGA
- the fbaA gene encoding class II fructose-bisphosphate aldolase, with the protein MPIATPEIYNEMLDRAKAGKFAYPAINVTSSQTLHAALRGLAEAESDGIIQISTGGAEFLGGQYKKEMVTGAVALAEFAHIVAEKYPVTVALHTDHCPKDKLDGYVRPLLKISQERVAAGRDPLFQSHMWDGSAENLDDNLAIAKELLAEAVKAKIILEMEITPTGGEEDGISHEINDSLYTTVDDAFRTVEAVGLGENGRYLLAASFGNVHGVYKPGNVVLRPSILKELQDAVAQKYGKPNAFDFVFHGGSGSTEAEINEALENGVVKMNIDTDLQYAFTRPVAAHMFQNYDGVLKVDGEVGNKKTYDPRVWGKAAEAGMAERVVVAAQNLRSAGNKRK; encoded by the coding sequence ATGCCCATCGCAACCCCCGAGATCTACAACGAGATGCTCGACCGCGCGAAGGCGGGCAAGTTCGCCTACCCGGCGATCAACGTCACCTCGTCGCAGACGCTGCACGCCGCGCTGCGCGGTCTCGCCGAGGCGGAGAGCGACGGCATCATCCAGATCTCCACCGGCGGCGCGGAGTTCCTGGGCGGGCAGTACAAGAAGGAGATGGTGACCGGCGCGGTCGCGCTCGCCGAGTTCGCGCACATCGTGGCCGAGAAGTACCCGGTCACCGTCGCGCTGCACACCGACCACTGTCCGAAGGACAAGCTGGACGGCTACGTCCGGCCGCTGCTGAAGATCTCGCAGGAGCGCGTGGCGGCCGGCCGCGACCCGCTGTTCCAGTCGCACATGTGGGACGGGTCCGCCGAGAACCTCGACGACAACCTCGCCATCGCCAAGGAGCTGCTGGCCGAGGCGGTCAAGGCGAAGATCATCCTGGAGATGGAGATCACCCCCACCGGCGGCGAGGAGGACGGCATCTCGCACGAGATCAACGACTCCCTCTACACCACCGTCGACGACGCCTTCCGCACCGTCGAGGCGGTCGGCCTCGGTGAGAACGGCCGCTACCTGCTGGCCGCCTCCTTCGGCAACGTCCACGGCGTGTACAAGCCGGGGAACGTGGTGCTGCGTCCGAGCATCCTCAAGGAGCTGCAGGACGCGGTCGCGCAGAAGTACGGCAAGCCCAACGCGTTCGACTTCGTCTTCCACGGCGGCTCCGGCTCCACCGAGGCGGAGATCAACGAGGCGCTGGAGAACGGCGTGGTCAAGATGAACATCGACACCGACCTGCAGTACGCCTTCACCCGGCCCGTCGCGGCGCACATGTTCCAGAACTACGACGGCGTGCTCAAGGTCGACGGCGAGGTCGGCAACAAGAAGACCTACGACCCGCGGGTGTGGGGCAAGGCCGCCGAGGCGGGGATGGCCGAGCGCGTGGTCGTCGCCGCGCAGAACCTGCGGTCGGCCGGCAACAAGCGCAAGTAG
- a CDS encoding ATP-binding protein, protein MKIAFVGKGGSGKTTLSSLFVRHLAAARVPVLAVDADINQHLGPALGLDEDDAAALPALGAHLPEIKEYLRGANPRIASAETMIKTTPPGHGSRLLRLTEDNPVYASCATEVPLDDGRSVRLMVTGPFNESDLGVACYHSKVGAVELCLNHLVDGRDEYLVVDMTAGSDSFASGMFTRFDLTFLVAEPTRKGVAVYRQYKEYARDFGVGLAVIGNKVQGADDLAFLREEVGDDLLVTVGHSDWVRAMEKGRPQPFELLEEQNRQALRTLHERADRAYEDRDWDRYTRQMVHFHEKNARSWGNERTGADLAAQVDPSFVLSEALLPA, encoded by the coding sequence ATGAAGATCGCTTTCGTCGGGAAGGGCGGCAGCGGCAAGACGACGCTGTCCTCGCTCTTCGTCCGCCACCTCGCCGCCGCACGCGTGCCCGTCCTCGCCGTCGACGCGGACATCAACCAGCACCTGGGCCCGGCCCTCGGCCTGGACGAGGACGACGCCGCCGCGCTGCCCGCGCTCGGCGCGCACCTGCCCGAGATCAAGGAGTATCTGCGCGGCGCCAACCCCCGTATCGCCTCCGCCGAGACGATGATCAAGACGACGCCGCCCGGCCACGGCTCGCGGCTGCTGCGGCTCACCGAGGACAACCCGGTCTACGCCTCGTGCGCCACGGAGGTTCCGCTGGACGACGGGCGGTCGGTGCGGCTGATGGTGACCGGCCCGTTCAACGAGTCCGACCTCGGCGTGGCCTGCTACCACTCCAAGGTCGGCGCGGTGGAACTGTGCCTGAACCACCTCGTGGACGGACGCGACGAGTATCTGGTGGTCGACATGACGGCGGGCAGCGACTCGTTCGCCTCCGGCATGTTCACCCGCTTCGACCTGACCTTCCTGGTCGCCGAGCCGACCCGCAAGGGCGTCGCGGTCTACCGCCAGTACAAGGAGTACGCGCGCGACTTCGGGGTGGGCCTGGCCGTGATCGGCAACAAGGTGCAGGGCGCGGACGACCTCGCCTTCCTCCGCGAGGAGGTCGGGGACGACCTGCTGGTCACGGTGGGCCACTCGGACTGGGTGCGGGCCATGGAGAAGGGCCGCCCGCAGCCGTTCGAACTGCTGGAGGAGCAGAACCGGCAGGCGCTGCGCACCCTGCACGAGCGCGCCGACCGCGCGTACGAGGACCGGGACTGGGACCGCTACACCCGGCAGATGGTGCACTTCCACGAGAAGAACGCGCGGAGCTGGGGCAACGAGCGCACCGGAGCCGACCTGGCCGCGCAGGTCGACCCCTCCTTCGTCCTGAGCGAGGCGCTGCTCCCGGCCTGA
- a CDS encoding DUF3151 domain-containing protein — protein sequence MSTHENLLGGPAPTHLPDDPEPRELLASGAAPSEVAAKYPASSLAWAQLSDEAFEAGRVVESYAYARTGYHRGLDALRRAGWRGQGPVPFEHEPNRGFLRALHALGRAAQAIGENDEYERCTVFLRDSSPTAADTLG from the coding sequence ATGTCCACTCACGAGAACCTGCTCGGGGGTCCGGCCCCGACGCATCTGCCCGACGACCCCGAGCCGCGCGAACTGCTGGCCTCGGGCGCGGCCCCCTCCGAGGTCGCCGCGAAGTACCCGGCGTCCTCGCTGGCCTGGGCGCAGCTGTCCGACGAGGCCTTCGAGGCGGGGCGCGTCGTGGAGTCGTACGCCTACGCCCGCACCGGCTACCACCGCGGCCTGGACGCGCTGCGCCGCGCGGGCTGGCGCGGCCAGGGCCCGGTCCCGTTCGAGCACGAGCCGAACCGCGGCTTCCTGCGCGCCCTGCACGCGCTCGGCCGCGCCGCGCAGGCGATCGGCGAGAACGACGAGTACGAGCGCTGCACCGTCTTCCTGCGGGACAGCTCGCCCACCGCCGCCGACACTCTGGGCTGA
- a CDS encoding HAD family hydrolase, which translates to MVVAYAHLVENHLPPRTAAFFDLDKTVIAKSSTLAFGRSFYQGGLINRRAVLRTAYAQFVYLVGGADHDQMEGMRKYLSDLCKGWNVQQVREIVAETLHDLIDPIIYDEAASLIEEHHAAGRDVVIVSASGSEVVEPIGEMLGADHVVATRMVVEDGAYNGEIEHYVYGPAKAEAIAELAESQGYDLERSFAYSDSATDIPMLEAVGHPYAVNPDRALRKEAVTRQWPVLTFSRPVRLNQRIPSLSMPSGPALVMAAVGAAAATAGLVWLASRRRRLFAAS; encoded by the coding sequence ATGGTGGTTGCCTATGCTCATCTCGTGGAAAACCACCTGCCACCGCGTACCGCGGCCTTCTTCGATCTCGACAAGACCGTGATCGCCAAGTCCAGCACGCTCGCCTTCGGACGCTCCTTCTACCAGGGCGGCCTCATCAACAGGCGCGCGGTATTGCGCACCGCATATGCCCAGTTCGTGTACTTGGTCGGGGGCGCGGATCACGACCAGATGGAGGGGATGCGCAAATACCTCTCCGATCTGTGCAAAGGATGGAATGTGCAGCAGGTGCGGGAGATCGTCGCCGAGACGCTCCACGACCTGATCGACCCGATCATCTACGACGAGGCCGCCTCGCTCATCGAGGAGCACCACGCCGCCGGCCGTGACGTGGTGATCGTGAGCGCGTCCGGCTCGGAGGTCGTGGAGCCGATCGGGGAGATGCTCGGAGCCGACCATGTCGTCGCCACCCGGATGGTCGTGGAGGACGGCGCGTACAACGGGGAGATCGAGCACTACGTCTACGGTCCGGCGAAAGCCGAAGCCATCGCCGAGCTCGCCGAGTCCCAGGGCTACGACTTGGAGCGGTCGTTCGCGTACAGCGACTCGGCGACCGACATCCCCATGCTGGAGGCGGTCGGCCATCCGTACGCCGTCAATCCCGACCGGGCGCTGCGCAAGGAGGCGGTCACCAGGCAGTGGCCGGTGCTCACGTTCAGCCGACCGGTCCGGCTGAACCAGCGCATCCCCTCGCTGTCGATGCCTTCGGGGCCCGCCCTCGTCATGGCCGCCGTCGGCGCGGCGGCGGCCACCGCGGGCCTGGTCTGGCTGGCGTCCCGGCGGCGCCGCCTGTTCGCGGCCTCCTGA
- a CDS encoding CoxG family protein: MEHETFVPAPPARLALALRSPTVVAASLPGWQPDAADAGADAAAGQSGRLRLRVAGSTITYRADLSVSGDASPFTLVARGAEVRGDGRATATVTVSVEPADQPEPGSTLLFRAAGSVTGRLTGYDDAVVEAALRRLLDRFAAALAENAPEEGTDAGGPAGRADTKTPADEPAVGPAERPADGPAGASADRPADDTADDAVDEPDVVNEPDVVDDLGEPAPPAEGEEDFELVEVEVEVPESAAALDDLVTPAEAAHARRTMIGRSAEEVDHAPPRGRYAPVPAPDGAGAAATLRWAAPAAAALLASAVVVGRVLRRRR; this comes from the coding sequence ATGGAGCACGAGACGTTCGTCCCAGCCCCGCCCGCACGCCTGGCGCTCGCGCTGCGTTCGCCGACCGTGGTCGCCGCGAGCCTGCCGGGCTGGCAGCCCGACGCCGCAGACGCCGGCGCGGACGCGGCCGCCGGGCAGAGCGGGCGGCTGCGGCTGCGCGTCGCCGGCTCCACGATCACCTACCGCGCCGACCTCTCGGTCTCCGGCGACGCCTCCCCTTTCACGCTGGTGGCGCGCGGCGCGGAGGTGCGCGGGGACGGCCGGGCGACGGCCACCGTCACCGTGTCGGTCGAACCCGCCGACCAGCCCGAGCCCGGCTCCACGCTGCTCTTCCGCGCCGCCGGATCGGTCACCGGCCGCCTCACCGGTTACGACGACGCGGTGGTGGAGGCGGCGCTGCGCCGGCTGCTGGACCGTTTCGCCGCGGCGCTCGCGGAGAACGCGCCGGAGGAGGGGACGGACGCGGGGGGCCCGGCCGGGAGGGCCGACACGAAGACGCCCGCCGACGAGCCGGCGGTCGGTCCCGCAGAGCGACCGGCGGACGGTCCCGCCGGCGCATCCGCCGACCGACCGGCGGACGACACCGCGGACGACGCCGTGGACGAACCCGACGTTGTGAACGAGCCCGACGTCGTGGACGACCTCGGCGAGCCCGCGCCGCCCGCGGAGGGCGAGGAGGACTTCGAGCTGGTCGAGGTCGAGGTGGAGGTCCCGGAGAGCGCCGCCGCGCTCGACGACCTGGTCACGCCCGCCGAGGCCGCGCACGCGCGCCGTACGATGATCGGCCGCAGCGCCGAGGAGGTGGACCACGCGCCGCCGCGCGGCCGGTACGCCCCCGTGCCCGCGCCGGACGGCGCCGGCGCCGCGGCCACCCTGCGCTGGGCTGCCCCCGCGGCAGCGGCCCTGCTCGCCTCCGCGGTCGTCGTCGGGCGGGTACTGCGCCGCCGCCGCTGA
- a CDS encoding tryptophan 2,3-dioxygenase family protein — protein MSDTPTDEAATPHLAFEGSTPYEDYVQASVLTHLQHPLSDDPGEMAFLVTTQVMELWFTLLVHEWTTAANALREDDLPTAMAALRRSLPELESLNASWKPIAHLTPAQFNAYRSALGEGSGFQSAMYRRLEFLLGDKSASMLVPHRGTPSAHAELEKALTEPSLYDEVLRLLARRGLPVPAEVLDRDPAARYEPHPGVEAVWQSVYADRDQDAELVRLGELLTDVAELVWRWRNDHLVATRRAMGSKPGTGGSAGVAWLEKRAAKTVFPELWTARSHV, from the coding sequence ATGTCCGACACACCGACCGACGAGGCGGCGACCCCTCACCTCGCGTTCGAGGGCTCGACACCGTACGAGGACTACGTTCAGGCGTCCGTCCTCACCCATTTGCAGCATCCGCTGTCCGACGACCCCGGCGAGATGGCCTTCCTGGTCACCACGCAGGTGATGGAGCTGTGGTTCACGCTGCTGGTCCACGAATGGACCACCGCGGCGAACGCGCTGCGCGAGGACGACCTGCCCACCGCGATGGCCGCGCTGCGCCGCAGCCTGCCCGAGCTGGAGTCGCTCAACGCGTCCTGGAAGCCGATCGCGCACCTGACCCCCGCGCAGTTCAACGCCTACCGGTCCGCGCTCGGCGAGGGCTCCGGCTTCCAGTCCGCGATGTACCGCAGGCTGGAGTTCCTGCTCGGCGACAAGTCCGCGTCCATGCTCGTGCCGCACCGCGGCACCCCCAGCGCCCACGCCGAGCTGGAGAAGGCGCTGACCGAGCCGAGCCTGTACGACGAGGTGCTGCGGCTGCTGGCCCGCCGCGGCCTCCCGGTGCCCGCCGAGGTCCTCGACCGCGATCCTGCCGCCCGCTACGAGCCGCACCCCGGGGTCGAGGCCGTCTGGCAGAGCGTCTACGCCGACCGCGACCAGGACGCGGAGCTGGTACGCCTGGGCGAGCTGCTCACCGACGTCGCCGAGCTGGTGTGGCGCTGGCGCAACGACCACCTGGTGGCGACCCGCCGCGCGATGGGCTCCAAGCCGGGCACCGGCGGCTCGGCCGGCGTGGCGTGGCTGGAGAAGCGCGCCGCCAAGACCGTCTTCCCCGAGCTGTGGACGGCGCGCAGCCATGTCTGA